A stretch of Bacillus pseudomycoides DNA encodes these proteins:
- the tyrA gene encoding prephenate dehydrogenase has translation MCKKVVLIGTGLIGGSLALAIKKEHDVTITGYDLFKEQVERAKELHVVDEVAIDLQRACEEANLIVFASPVEETKKLLHKLASFRLRDDVIVTDVGSTKGTIMNEAEALFSKKVSFIGGHPMAGSHKTGVESAKAHLFENAFYILTPMNHVPNDQVEELKVWLKGTGSHFLVLNTEEHDYVTGIVSHFPHLIAAGLVKQVEKHAGDNPLIHQLAAGGFKDITRIASSSPKMWSGIVKQNREHLMVLLKEWISEMEELYKTVSIGDAGEIQNYFADAKEYRDSLPVRKRGAIPAYHDLYVDVLDKVGALAHITSILAREEISITNLQILEAREGLLGVLRISFQREEDRMKAKLALGKEEYQTYETI, from the coding sequence ATGTGTAAAAAGGTAGTATTAATTGGAACAGGATTAATAGGAGGCTCTCTCGCATTAGCAATTAAGAAAGAGCACGATGTAACGATAACAGGTTATGATTTATTTAAGGAGCAGGTAGAGCGTGCGAAAGAATTACATGTAGTAGATGAAGTAGCAATAGATTTACAGCGTGCATGTGAAGAGGCAAATTTAATTGTTTTTGCCTCTCCAGTTGAAGAAACGAAGAAGTTACTACACAAACTAGCGTCATTTCGTTTACGGGATGATGTAATAGTGACCGATGTTGGAAGTACAAAAGGAACAATTATGAATGAAGCGGAAGCTTTATTTTCAAAGAAAGTTTCTTTTATTGGCGGACATCCGATGGCAGGGTCTCATAAAACTGGTGTTGAAAGTGCAAAGGCGCATTTATTTGAAAATGCATTTTACATTTTAACACCGATGAATCATGTGCCAAATGATCAAGTGGAAGAGCTAAAAGTATGGTTAAAAGGAACGGGATCACATTTTCTCGTCTTAAATACAGAAGAACACGATTATGTAACAGGAATCGTTAGCCATTTTCCGCATCTTATTGCGGCAGGTTTAGTAAAACAAGTCGAGAAACATGCAGGAGATAATCCACTCATTCATCAACTAGCTGCCGGTGGGTTTAAAGATATTACACGTATCGCATCTAGCAGTCCGAAAATGTGGAGTGGCATTGTAAAGCAAAATCGTGAGCATTTAATGGTATTATTAAAAGAGTGGATCTCTGAAATGGAAGAGTTATATAAGACGGTTTCTATAGGAGATGCAGGTGAAATACAAAACTACTTTGCAGATGCGAAAGAATATCGTGATTCTTTACCAGTGAGAAAAAGAGGAGCTATTCCTGCCTATCACGACTTATACGTCGATGTTTTAGATAAAGTAGGGGCATTAGCTCATATTACGAGTATTCTCGCGCGCGAAGAAATTAGTATTACGAACTTGCAAATATTAGAAGCGCGTGAAGGATTGCTTGGGGTATTACGTATTAGCTTCCAAAGAGAAGAAGATCGTATGAAAGCAAAACTAGCGCTTGGAAAAGAAGAATACCAAACATATGAAACAATTTAA
- the aroC gene encoding chorismate synthase, whose translation MRYITAGESHGPQLTVILEGVPAGLSLQAEHINKELLRRQKGHGRGRRMQIETDTVEVVSGVRHGLTLGSPITLIVKNDDFKHWTKVMGAEPISEKESKEMKRTITKPRPGHADLNGAIKYGHRDIRNVLERSSARETTVRVAAGAIAKQILKELGVQIAGHVLEIGGVQANRVDQFAIEEIQTITENSPVRCLDKEVEQKMMDAIDTAKANGDSIGGIVEVIAEGMPIGVGSYVHYDRKLDAKLAGAIMSINAFKGAEIGVGFEAARKPGSLVHDEILWDEEKGYTRKTNHAGGLEGGMTTGMPIVVRGVMKPIPTLYKPLASVDIDTKEAFQASIERSDSCAVPAASVVAEAVVAWELADAVVEQFGKDRMELIKQNITQHNEYAKEF comes from the coding sequence ATGAGATATATTACAGCCGGAGAGTCACATGGTCCGCAGTTAACGGTTATTTTAGAAGGTGTACCTGCAGGATTATCGTTACAAGCAGAACATATAAATAAGGAATTATTAAGAAGACAAAAAGGGCATGGCCGCGGAAGACGCATGCAAATTGAAACAGATACAGTAGAGGTTGTAAGTGGTGTACGCCACGGGTTGACTCTTGGTTCACCAATTACATTAATCGTAAAAAATGATGATTTTAAACATTGGACGAAAGTAATGGGAGCGGAACCGATTTCGGAGAAAGAAAGTAAAGAAATGAAACGCACGATTACAAAACCACGTCCAGGACATGCCGATTTAAACGGTGCAATTAAATACGGTCATCGTGATATACGAAATGTTTTAGAACGTTCTTCTGCAAGGGAAACAACGGTAAGAGTCGCAGCTGGCGCGATTGCAAAGCAAATTTTAAAAGAATTAGGTGTACAGATTGCTGGGCATGTTCTTGAAATTGGCGGAGTACAAGCAAATCGTGTAGATCAATTCGCAATAGAAGAAATCCAAACTATTACAGAGAATTCACCTGTGCGTTGCCTTGATAAAGAGGTAGAGCAAAAAATGATGGATGCGATTGATACTGCGAAAGCAAATGGGGATTCAATTGGCGGAATTGTGGAAGTGATTGCAGAAGGGATGCCAATTGGCGTTGGGAGTTATGTACATTATGACCGGAAACTAGATGCAAAACTTGCAGGCGCAATTATGAGTATTAATGCTTTCAAGGGTGCTGAAATTGGTGTTGGATTTGAAGCGGCAAGGAAGCCAGGAAGTTTGGTACATGATGAAATTCTTTGGGATGAAGAAAAAGGATATACAAGAAAAACAAATCATGCAGGTGGATTAGAGGGCGGAATGACAACAGGTATGCCGATTGTAGTACGAGGTGTTATGAAACCAATTCCTACATTATATAAGCCACTTGCAAGTGTAGATATTGATACGAAAGAAGCATTTCAAGCAAGTATTGAACGGTCTGACAGTTGTGCAGTACCAGCTGCAAGTGTTGTCGCGGAAGCTGTTGTTGCATGGGAGCTTGCAGATGCAGTAGTTGAGCAATTCGGAAAAGATCGTATGGAATTAATTAAGCAAAATATTACGCAGCATAACGAATATGCAAAAGAATTTTAA
- the hisC gene encoding histidinol-phosphate transaminase, whose amino-acid sequence MKVKEQLSSLQPYKPGKSAQQMKEVYGDHSFVKLASNENPFGCSPRVMEELQKAWHEQALYPDGGATTLRQTIAEKLQVTMEQVLCGSGLDEVIQIISRAVLRAGDNIVTAGATFPQYRHHAIIEGCEVKEVALNNGVYDLDEISSAVDNNTKIVWICNPNNPTGTYVNERKLTQFIEGISKNTLIVIDEAYYEYVTAKDFPETLQLLEKHKNILILRTFSKAYGLASFRVGYVIGHDELIEKLNVVRLPFNVSSLAQHAATIALSDESFIEKIARVNTDGLEQYESFCKENEIPFYPSQTNFIFLPVDDAGEIYEACAHAGFIIRPFPNGVRITIGTREQNEGVISVLKQHFENKKHKSRDEANV is encoded by the coding sequence ATGAAGGTAAAAGAGCAATTATCATCATTACAGCCATACAAGCCAGGTAAATCAGCGCAACAAATGAAAGAAGTATATGGGGATCATTCATTTGTAAAATTAGCATCAAATGAAAATCCATTCGGCTGTTCACCACGTGTTATGGAAGAATTACAAAAAGCGTGGCATGAACAAGCTTTATACCCTGATGGAGGAGCTACGACGCTCCGTCAAACAATCGCAGAGAAATTACAAGTAACAATGGAACAAGTACTTTGTGGTAGTGGTCTTGATGAAGTCATTCAAATTATAAGTCGTGCCGTGCTCCGAGCGGGAGATAATATTGTAACGGCTGGTGCAACATTCCCACAGTACCGTCATCATGCAATTATTGAAGGGTGCGAAGTGAAAGAAGTAGCTTTAAATAACGGTGTATATGACTTAGACGAAATTTCTTCAGCGGTTGATAACAATACAAAAATCGTTTGGATTTGTAATCCGAACAATCCGACAGGCACATATGTAAATGAGCGAAAATTGACTCAATTCATTGAGGGAATTAGTAAAAATACGTTAATTGTCATTGATGAAGCGTACTATGAATACGTAACAGCAAAAGATTTCCCAGAGACATTACAGCTTCTAGAAAAACATAAAAACATTCTTATACTAAGAACGTTTTCTAAAGCATACGGATTAGCATCATTCCGCGTTGGGTATGTGATTGGACATGATGAGTTAATCGAGAAATTAAATGTTGTACGTTTGCCGTTTAACGTATCTTCATTGGCACAACATGCAGCAACGATTGCCTTAAGCGATGAGTCATTTATTGAAAAGATAGCACGTGTTAATACAGATGGGCTAGAGCAATACGAAAGTTTTTGTAAGGAAAATGAAATTCCATTCTATCCGTCGCAAACAAACTTCATCTTCTTGCCGGTAGATGATGCTGGAGAAATTTATGAAGCTTGCGCGCACGCAGGGTTTATTATTCGTCCGTTTCCAAATGGTGTCCGTATTACAATCGGAACAAGGGAACAAAATGAAGGAGTGATTTCAGTGTTAAAACAACACTTTGAAAATAAAAAACATAAGTCTCGAGATGAGGCCAATGTGTAA
- the aroA gene encoding 3-phosphoshikimate 1-carboxyvinyltransferase, with product MKERTIQPVNNGLNGTITIPGDKSISHRAVMFGAIAEGRTTIKGFLPGADCLSTISCFKEMGVDIMQNGDEVIVIGKGIEGLQEPKAVLDVGNSGTTIRLMSGILANTPFFSCVQGDASIVKRPMKRVTNPLKQMGANIDGREDGTYTPLTIRGGALKAIQYTSPVASAQVKSAILLAGLRAEGVTAVTEPHISRDHTERMLEAFGVTVTREGKTVKLAGGQKLTGTDVQVPGDVSSAAFFLVAGAIIPNSKIQLQNVGMNPTRTGIIDVLERMGATFTVEPINKGASEPAANITIETSSLKGIEIGGDIIPRLIDEIPIIALAATQAEGITVIKDAHELKVKETNRIDTVVAELTKLGARIEATDDGMIIYGKSTLKGNTVHSYGDHRIGMMLAIAGCIAEGKTTIQDAEAVGVSYPTFFEELQKLAK from the coding sequence GTGAAAGAAAGAACAATACAACCTGTTAATAACGGATTGAATGGAACCATTACAATTCCTGGTGATAAATCCATTTCACACCGCGCTGTTATGTTCGGCGCAATTGCAGAGGGAAGAACAACAATTAAAGGCTTTCTACCTGGTGCAGACTGTTTAAGTACTATTTCTTGTTTTAAAGAAATGGGAGTAGACATTATGCAAAACGGTGATGAAGTTATTGTAATTGGAAAAGGAATTGAAGGTTTACAAGAACCAAAAGCTGTATTAGATGTTGGTAATTCTGGAACTACGATACGATTAATGTCAGGAATATTGGCAAACACGCCATTCTTTTCTTGCGTACAAGGTGATGCTTCTATCGTAAAAAGACCGATGAAACGCGTAACCAATCCATTAAAGCAAATGGGCGCAAATATTGATGGCCGAGAAGACGGGACATACACACCGCTAACAATAAGAGGTGGAGCGTTAAAAGCAATCCAATACACTTCCCCAGTTGCAAGCGCACAAGTAAAGTCAGCTATTTTACTTGCAGGTCTTCGTGCAGAAGGTGTAACAGCTGTTACAGAACCGCACATTTCACGCGATCATACGGAAAGAATGCTTGAGGCGTTTGGTGTTACAGTAACTCGTGAAGGGAAAACTGTAAAACTAGCAGGTGGCCAGAAATTAACTGGAACAGACGTTCAAGTTCCAGGTGACGTATCATCAGCGGCATTTTTCTTAGTAGCAGGAGCGATTATTCCAAATAGTAAAATACAACTACAAAATGTAGGAATGAATCCGACTCGTACAGGTATTATAGATGTTTTAGAGAGAATGGGTGCTACATTCACTGTAGAACCAATTAACAAAGGAGCATCAGAACCAGCTGCAAACATTACTATTGAAACATCTTCACTAAAAGGAATCGAAATTGGCGGGGATATTATTCCAAGATTAATCGATGAAATTCCGATTATCGCATTAGCGGCAACGCAAGCTGAAGGAATTACGGTTATTAAAGATGCACATGAGCTAAAAGTGAAAGAAACGAACCGTATCGACACAGTTGTTGCTGAACTAACGAAACTAGGAGCTCGTATTGAAGCAACAGATGACGGAATGATTATTTACGGTAAATCAACTTTAAAAGGCAATACAGTACATAGTTACGGTGATCACCGCATCGGAATGATGCTTGCAATCGCCGGCTGTATAGCTGAAGGAAAAACAACGATTCAAGATGCAGAAGCAGTAGGTGTATCGTATCCTACGTTTTTCGAAGAACTTCAAAAGTTAGCTAAATAA
- a CDS encoding bifunctional 3-deoxy-7-phosphoheptulonate synthase/chorismate mutase, with protein MANHELEQLRKQVDKINLQLLELLNERGKIVQKIGEQKQVQGTKRFDPVREREVLDMIAEHNEGPFETSTVQHIFKTIFKASLELQEDDNRKALLVSRKKKKENTIVDVKGELLGNGTQTFIMGPCAVESLEQVRLVGQAMKEQGLKLMRGGAFKPRTSPYDFQGLGVEGLQILRQVADEFDLAIISEILNPNDVEMALDYVDVIQVGARNMQNFDLLRAVGKVNKPVLLKRGLAATIDEFINAAEYIIAQGNDQIILCERGIRTYERATRNTLDISAVPILKKETHLPVVVDVTHSTGRRDLLLPTAKAALAIGADAVMAEVHPDPAVALSDSAQQMDIPEFHKFMEELKGFKNKLS; from the coding sequence ATGGCAAATCATGAGTTAGAACAATTACGTAAACAGGTGGATAAAATCAATTTACAGTTACTAGAACTTTTAAATGAGCGAGGTAAAATCGTTCAAAAGATTGGGGAACAAAAACAAGTGCAAGGTACGAAACGTTTTGATCCAGTCCGTGAGCGTGAAGTGCTTGATATGATCGCAGAACACAATGAAGGTCCTTTCGAAACTTCAACAGTTCAACACATTTTCAAAACAATTTTCAAAGCGAGCTTAGAACTGCAAGAAGATGACAACCGTAAAGCATTACTTGTTTCACGTAAAAAGAAAAAAGAAAATACGATTGTTGATGTAAAAGGTGAGTTACTAGGAAATGGAACACAAACGTTCATCATGGGACCTTGTGCTGTAGAAAGCTTAGAGCAAGTTCGCCTAGTAGGGCAAGCGATGAAAGAACAAGGATTAAAATTAATGCGCGGCGGTGCTTTCAAACCGAGAACATCACCATACGATTTCCAAGGATTAGGTGTAGAGGGGTTACAAATTTTACGACAAGTAGCTGATGAATTCGATTTAGCGATTATTAGTGAAATTTTAAATCCGAACGATGTAGAAATGGCACTTGATTACGTTGATGTCATTCAAGTCGGAGCACGTAATATGCAAAACTTTGATTTACTAAGAGCAGTAGGGAAAGTAAATAAACCTGTATTATTAAAACGCGGTTTAGCAGCGACAATTGACGAGTTCATCAATGCAGCTGAATACATTATTGCGCAAGGAAATGATCAAATTATATTATGTGAGCGCGGTATCCGCACATACGAAAGAGCAACGCGTAATACGCTAGATATTTCAGCAGTACCAATTTTAAAGAAAGAAACACATTTACCTGTTGTTGTAGACGTAACGCACTCTACAGGGCGCAGAGATTTATTATTACCTACTGCAAAAGCTGCACTAGCAATTGGCGCAGATGCAGTTATGGCAGAAGTTCATCCAGACCCAGCAGTTGCATTATCTGATTCAGCGCAGCAAATGGATATTCCAGAGTTCCATAAATTCATGGAAGAGTTAAAAGGATTCAAAAATAAATTATCTTAA
- a CDS encoding YndM family protein, translating into MSNFTIVLIKFISCIIAFAIGLDLFFDATFVDVISFSLFVTIVSYMFVDKILLDRVGNSAAIMADFLLTYLSVWIFGNILLDNYMQIAWGSILSALVFTLSEVFVHRFSHTHEKHKGDRINMNGRFAYGTEFAEEQNILDKDKKK; encoded by the coding sequence TTGAGCAATTTTACGATTGTGCTTATCAAATTTATATCGTGTATCATTGCCTTTGCTATCGGGCTTGATTTATTTTTCGATGCAACATTTGTTGATGTTATTTCATTTAGCTTGTTTGTTACAATCGTTTCTTATATGTTTGTTGATAAAATCCTTTTGGACCGCGTTGGCAATTCCGCTGCGATTATGGCTGACTTTTTGTTAACCTATTTAAGCGTATGGATTTTCGGTAACATTTTATTGGACAATTATATGCAAATCGCATGGGGAAGCATTTTATCTGCCCTTGTCTTTACATTATCTGAAGTATTTGTGCATCGTTTTTCTCATACGCATGAAAAGCATAAAGGTGACCGAATCAACATGAATGGCCGATTCGCATATGGAACTGAATTTGCTGAAGAACAAAACATATTAGATAAAGATAAGAAAAAATAA
- a CDS encoding DUF4020 domain-containing protein, protein MWITSEVEIPDELFDNLEQGRLVLFVGAGVSMKGKSNLPNFDDLVDEIAEALYVERREKTEPHDYYLGKVAKTKDVHQVAQDLVDVKNSKPNLLHYAIPRLFSDDIDVRIVTTNFDQHFTSVIREMNRDINIYYAPALPTGRAFKGLAYIHGNVEQEKENLILTDGDFGRAYLTEGWARRFLVDLFSNYTVLFIGYSHNDPVMKYLATGLPPSTRRYAFVAQGDNTYHWEHLGVRPIVYPNKANNHQALVQAVGRWAELMGDNYITKRMRIRDIVTVPPSVEQEQLSYIKQSVKKIETLRYFIEFARDYEWVEWLEAEGKLQNLFLLSVIHTEEDELLAEWLVEQFLFSHQKELFQLIYKNQSKISPLLWRMICTYLNETKEPIEPLLFAKWTLLLLETAEKNSSSIELVSYLLHKCSFPEHKEIFILLLAFILDGKIKLKRVRKWEHDMQDSIELEETSRLPVPVFSFVQRIWDERMKPHIAYFADPIMVMGLEKMQMLFLRQAALEKKDAVTYNTVEFSDQDLKPKDFTYLICIVKECLTYLCENNERKANYYISQMIETDSILQKRIAIAAMSKNSFVTDDEKVKWLVEKKLLLHVTYRHEVFTFLKKHYSFASEQSKQEVLQKIMKHVVNERAFDACLVMDLLYTCDPGSNCTAQAYKKMKQKHPHFSPKRYGEKQVEDAVQSITCNVTADGLLQLKDHEMMKQVRLFSNDGIFEQRHFLEMLSKACKLNTEWSISLAYQLAGESKVSNEVWFVCIRAWKNNRKLTNQQIQKIIPLLQQFVRNPSFHWLISSFLYEIINRLEELQEDSIRVMKRFAISVFPQVMKSDLNFKVEEHDFYNESIQHPIGKMTSVLLKLLAYDHLYDRNIHEYLFLFEEQLRTCSQSTNFMLARLTADITFLYHIEKQWCRKNLLPYLDLKKQEKAIKYVWSGLCYTQINLPLFTEIKRYIKYAAQHLYLLHPHTKEVFLKWLSFVFIKCVLYWDQRAEWLYPLFIQETENDKIKFMEHLSYYVKTLSAREQQKFWESWLAEFLIERPKMSSVTGREYIMFLRFVLCMEEVAEKGLQTTLSHFSLPSERYDQEEMKQLFLSILEKKKNMKDHIEAYGELFFSLLQHLHEANSFENEIIEIKQLLTEYQLDNNLLVSIQNEMIRIGIVMANLQDE, encoded by the coding sequence ATGTGGATTACTTCAGAAGTAGAAATTCCAGATGAACTATTTGATAATCTTGAGCAAGGAAGGCTTGTATTATTTGTCGGGGCAGGAGTTTCTATGAAAGGGAAATCAAACTTACCAAATTTCGATGATTTAGTGGATGAAATTGCGGAAGCTTTATATGTCGAAAGGCGTGAAAAGACAGAACCGCATGATTATTATCTCGGAAAAGTTGCGAAGACGAAAGATGTACATCAAGTTGCACAAGATCTTGTTGATGTAAAAAATTCAAAGCCGAATCTATTACACTATGCAATTCCACGGCTTTTTTCAGATGATATTGATGTTCGAATCGTCACAACAAATTTTGATCAGCATTTTACAAGTGTAATTCGGGAAATGAATCGAGATATCAATATATATTACGCACCTGCACTTCCAACAGGAAGAGCGTTTAAAGGTTTAGCATATATTCACGGCAATGTAGAACAGGAGAAAGAAAATTTAATATTAACGGATGGTGATTTTGGAAGGGCTTACTTAACTGAAGGATGGGCAAGGAGATTTTTAGTCGATTTATTTTCAAATTATACGGTGTTATTCATCGGATATAGTCATAATGATCCTGTTATGAAATATTTAGCAACCGGTTTACCGCCGAGTACAAGACGTTATGCATTTGTTGCACAAGGAGATAATACATATCATTGGGAGCATTTAGGAGTGCGTCCTATTGTTTATCCAAATAAGGCGAATAATCATCAAGCGCTCGTTCAAGCTGTGGGGCGCTGGGCTGAATTAATGGGGGACAATTATATTACAAAAAGAATGCGGATCCGTGATATTGTGACAGTTCCGCCGTCAGTTGAACAAGAGCAATTATCATATATAAAGCAATCGGTAAAAAAAATTGAGACACTCCGGTATTTTATAGAATTTGCTCGTGATTATGAGTGGGTAGAATGGCTAGAGGCAGAAGGTAAGCTTCAAAATTTATTTTTGCTTTCCGTAATTCATACCGAAGAAGATGAACTGCTAGCTGAGTGGCTCGTCGAACAATTTCTTTTTAGCCACCAAAAAGAATTATTTCAGCTTATTTATAAAAATCAATCGAAAATCTCTCCTTTGTTATGGCGAATGATTTGCACGTATTTAAACGAAACAAAAGAGCCAATTGAACCGCTTCTATTCGCAAAATGGACACTGCTTTTACTAGAAACAGCAGAAAAGAATAGTAGCTCTATAGAATTGGTTTCATATTTGTTACATAAATGTTCTTTTCCTGAACATAAAGAGATTTTCATCTTATTATTGGCATTTATTTTGGACGGAAAAATTAAATTAAAGCGTGTTAGAAAATGGGAACACGATATGCAAGATTCGATTGAATTAGAGGAGACAAGTCGTTTGCCAGTTCCGGTATTTTCATTTGTACAACGAATTTGGGATGAAAGAATGAAACCACATATCGCGTATTTTGCTGATCCTATTATGGTTATGGGATTAGAAAAGATGCAGATGTTATTTTTAAGGCAGGCTGCACTGGAGAAAAAGGACGCTGTGACATATAATACAGTCGAATTTTCAGATCAGGATTTAAAGCCGAAAGATTTTACATATTTAATTTGTATTGTAAAAGAGTGTCTTACCTATTTATGTGAAAATAATGAGAGGAAGGCTAACTACTATATTTCTCAAATGATCGAAACTGATAGTATATTACAAAAACGAATTGCCATAGCAGCGATGAGTAAAAATTCTTTTGTAACTGATGATGAAAAAGTCAAATGGTTAGTAGAGAAAAAGTTACTTTTACATGTTACATATAGGCATGAAGTATTTACGTTTTTAAAGAAACATTATTCATTTGCTTCGGAACAAAGTAAGCAAGAAGTGTTGCAAAAGATTATGAAACACGTAGTTAATGAGAGGGCTTTTGATGCTTGTCTTGTTATGGATTTACTCTATACATGTGATCCGGGTAGTAATTGTACAGCACAAGCATATAAAAAAATGAAACAAAAACATCCTCACTTTTCTCCAAAACGTTACGGTGAAAAGCAAGTAGAGGATGCTGTACAAAGTATTACATGTAATGTAACGGCTGATGGATTATTGCAGTTGAAAGATCATGAAATGATGAAACAAGTTAGGCTTTTTTCGAATGACGGCATTTTTGAACAACGTCATTTTTTAGAGATGTTATCAAAAGCGTGTAAATTAAATACAGAGTGGAGTATTTCGCTTGCATATCAACTTGCAGGAGAAAGTAAAGTAAGTAATGAAGTATGGTTTGTTTGTATTAGAGCATGGAAGAACAATCGCAAGCTTACAAATCAACAAATCCAAAAAATCATTCCACTCTTGCAACAATTTGTAAGAAATCCATCTTTTCATTGGTTAATTAGCAGTTTTCTTTATGAAATCATCAATCGATTAGAGGAATTGCAAGAAGATAGTATCCGTGTTATGAAACGATTCGCCATTTCTGTATTTCCTCAAGTAATGAAAAGTGATCTAAATTTCAAGGTAGAGGAGCACGACTTTTATAATGAGTCTATTCAACATCCTATTGGAAAGATGACGTCAGTATTATTAAAGTTACTCGCATATGATCATTTGTACGATCGGAATATTCACGAATACTTGTTTTTATTTGAAGAACAGCTGCGAACATGTTCACAGAGTACAAACTTTATGTTGGCACGGTTAACCGCAGATATAACATTTTTATATCATATCGAGAAACAATGGTGTAGAAAAAACTTGCTGCCGTATCTTGATTTAAAAAAACAAGAAAAAGCAATCAAATATGTATGGTCAGGACTTTGCTATACACAAATCAATTTACCGTTATTTACAGAGATAAAGCGATATATTAAGTATGCGGCCCAGCATTTATATTTGTTACATCCGCATACAAAAGAAGTGTTCTTAAAGTGGCTCAGTTTTGTCTTTATTAAATGTGTATTATATTGGGATCAGCGCGCAGAGTGGTTATATCCACTTTTTATACAGGAAACGGAAAATGACAAAATTAAGTTTATGGAACATTTATCTTATTATGTGAAAACATTAAGCGCGAGAGAACAACAAAAGTTTTGGGAATCTTGGTTAGCTGAATTTTTAATAGAACGTCCAAAAATGAGTTCTGTAACCGGTAGGGAATATATCATGTTTTTACGTTTTGTATTATGTATGGAAGAAGTTGCCGAAAAAGGATTACAAACAACTCTGAGTCATTTCTCGCTACCATCAGAACGTTACGATCAAGAAGAAATGAAACAACTATTTTTGTCTATTTTGGAAAAGAAAAAGAACATGAAAGACCATATAGAAGCCTATGGCGAGTTGTTTTTTTCGTTATTACAACACCTTCATGAGGCAAATTCTTTTGAAAATGAAATCATCGAAATAAAACAATTGTTAACAGAGTACCAATTGGATAACAACCTACTAGTCTCTATTCAAAACGAAATGATTCGGATCGGGATTGTAATGGCAAATTTACAAGATGAATAA
- the eis gene encoding enhanced intracellular survival protein Eis: MKVVKLAGQQYREAMALSEYAFQYKVPEDQIEKRLTLMKKHHQLFGILEGNQLAAKLHLLPLEINIGDAILKMGGIAGVATYPEYRRSGHVKELLKHVLQKMKQDGFSVSMLHPFAVSFYRKYGWELFVNRFICSMTKSDLVMQKHVKGNVRRFNKDSHPKEIEAVYEQFAKRFAGMLVRSTDWWKQAVYHDLTAAVYYNEKDEATGYMLYKINDSKMTVEEFVPLNNEARNGLWNFICQHDSMIKELKMILSETEPLLYTLQEPRVKAEITPYFMARIVDVEQFLNQYSFVWASQQNEVILHISDSFAPWNNVTVKLQSKEVVIINKEETEKWNSRGIHLNINDLSAMLFGYKRPLELYEIGTLLGTEEEVKELEHLIPLHRPFLYDFF, from the coding sequence ATGAAAGTAGTTAAATTAGCAGGACAACAATATAGAGAAGCGATGGCCTTATCTGAATATGCTTTTCAATATAAAGTGCCGGAAGATCAAATTGAAAAGCGTCTTACATTAATGAAGAAACATCATCAACTGTTTGGAATTTTAGAAGGAAATCAACTTGCAGCAAAACTGCATCTTCTTCCGTTAGAAATAAATATTGGCGATGCAATTTTAAAAATGGGTGGCATTGCAGGGGTGGCAACATACCCAGAGTATAGACGGAGTGGACATGTAAAAGAACTATTGAAGCATGTGTTGCAAAAAATGAAACAAGACGGATTTAGTGTATCAATGTTACATCCATTTGCAGTTTCATTTTACAGAAAGTATGGATGGGAACTATTTGTCAATCGTTTCATATGTTCAATGACGAAGAGTGATTTAGTGATGCAAAAGCATGTGAAAGGGAATGTGAGACGTTTTAATAAAGATTCACATCCAAAAGAAATAGAAGCAGTATATGAGCAATTTGCGAAGCGATTCGCTGGTATGCTAGTTCGAAGTACGGATTGGTGGAAGCAAGCAGTTTACCATGATTTGACGGCAGCGGTCTATTACAATGAAAAAGATGAAGCTACTGGTTATATGCTGTACAAAATAAATGATTCAAAAATGACAGTAGAAGAATTTGTACCGCTAAATAATGAAGCTCGAAATGGACTTTGGAATTTTATTTGCCAGCATGATTCTATGATAAAAGAGCTTAAGATGATACTAAGTGAAACAGAGCCATTACTTTATACTCTGCAAGAGCCTCGAGTTAAGGCTGAAATTACTCCTTATTTTATGGCTCGGATTGTAGACGTGGAACAGTTTTTAAATCAATATTCATTTGTTTGGGCTAGTCAACAAAACGAAGTTATTTTGCATATTTCAGACTCATTTGCCCCATGGAATAATGTGACGGTTAAATTACAAAGTAAAGAAGTAGTAATTATTAATAAAGAAGAAACAGAAAAATGGAACAGTAGAGGAATCCATTTAAATATAAATGATTTATCAGCCATGTTATTTGGATATAAGCGTCCGTTAGAGTTATACGAAATTGGTACTCTTTTAGGAACTGAGGAAGAAGTAAAAGAGCTTGAACATTTGATTCCATTACATAGACCATTTCTTTATGACTTCTTTTAA